Below is a genomic region from Castanea sativa cultivar Marrone di Chiusa Pesio chromosome 2, ASM4071231v1.
AGCACCAACCAGggcaaagtttggctacaactGCTACAAGATATTAAGTTTagttgtagccaaactttgcgCTTAAGGAAATAACAAATGttcacaaaaatttgaaatattctTCAATTATGCTATCTTCTTAcacatgcaataaaaaaaaattcaaattatagtGGATGTATATGCTAGGTTATAGATTAATTTGAGAGCGTCGTAAACTTTTGTTGTGTCAcataaaattgttattttatcaTCTGTCATTTTAAGGTGCATTAAAGTGCAttaatactttatttttatcatggTTATTTCAAGTCAAACTTTGCACATATATCAATGTGCATTAAATgctttattaaataatttttttataaattgttttttgaaaaaagtcaAACTATACATTTATATCATGAAAGCACACATAACCATTatgaattttggaaaataacaaGTGCTATAAGCCCACTTTGCAAACTTCCTCTTGGGGCCCATGGGTGAGGTTAGtggcaaaaaagaaagaaaaaaaaattcgctTTCACCCTCCAAAGCCCAAACCAtgagattttattttgtgtaacTGTGGTTTGTAACATCACTCTCACATGATGAATTCCACAAGTAAATGACTCACTTTTACATGAGTGAGTAAGGTGTTACATGTATATCATGTTATACATAATATCACCTCCCAAACCACACTTTTCTAGATTTTCCAATAATTTTCCTTGATAGACATGTGCaagatagaagaaaaaaaaagaaaaaagcaaaaaagaaaaagaaaaaaagaaggcaagGTGATCCAATAACACTTGAAATTGTTAATTCTTAAGGGTCATCAATGGGCTGGGCTGGGTCGGGCCGGCCCGATCCAACCCATTTTTACTTGGCCTACAGGCGCAATGGGCTGGGCATAGTAGGCTATTAACTAGTCAATGGGTCAGGTCGACCCTGCCTATGAGCAATGCCCATTTTGTCTTCAGCAGTTTAGGCCTAATTGGCTACTTATGGACTTGTGTTagcttattatttttataaggaaagaatcaattttttataaaggaataatcaatttattatttttaaaagaaagattaaaagagtttaatactggattacaaatttttttttacagtcaaatctatttaattctttgttttgatgatggaaacttttttttttaattattattaaggCTTTAAAAAGGCAAATGGTAAGTTCAAAGTTACTAGAcaactagaaaaatatatatttagtaaattaagttTAGCACAATCATTTTAAGTATCTTAGGatatgtttggtaactatttttccccttattttctatttccaaaaacaattttccatttttgagactaaaaaacttgtttggcaacccaaaatggacaaaaaccataaactgttttcaaaactcaatttgtgaaagaaactaaaaagaTGCAAATGGTTGttttatatttctaattttcaaaagtcaatgaaaacatgCATttagtttaatgaatttttctcatttagtgagttagcattagagttcaaatcctagtaataacatattttagtattttctatttttgtcttcaaaaaactatctttttaatttcaactaaccaaatttgttttttttttcaaaaatacaataaaattgttttttctttttttatattctcaaaaaaaaatttttgaaaatttaaaacaaaaattattaccaAATATAACCTTAGCGGTTGGCACTTGGGAAAGTTCTTTTAAGAAATTCTTCTATAATGTCTCAAGATTAATTCTTTATACACCTcgtatatatttttgttatgaattctGAGTTATTGGGTTGAGTAATGAGTTAGGCCAACAAGCTAAGCTATTAGACTAGCCCACTGAGTGCCCCTAGGCATAAAAATTAGCTCATGACTTGACCCACTAGGCTAGTGGCCTACTCATGGGCCTCAATAACAACAAGTCGGGCTTTTGGGTCAGGCCGTGGGCTGTGGACCCTAAGCTATTTGGTGACTCTTACTCATTCCATTTGGGTTGCCTGGGTTAGAAAAAATAGGCcttgatttaatttttcaacaaaacttcGAAGCTGCGAAGTCGGCTAGTATTGCGTTGGGTACAAGCAAGTTTGTCTTAGATCGAAGGCTCCATTACAGCACAGGGAAGCCAACTGAGCCATGATTGCATGAAGAAAACGAAGCACACCCACCCACCATCATATGCTAGGCGGCAAGGTCGGTGCCAGTGTTCCCAATGTTGTCTCTAGCCCCTATGCTTAATTTTGATCACGTCCACACTGCGTCCCAAAATTCAcgcaatttattattattctgcTGAGTTGTGATTGGCATCCACAATGAAAACTTTCGTGCAAGGTTTATGATTGATGATGtctatattatatatgaaagCAATTAACAATTAACAATTTACATACACACAAGTTTTGCCAGCAAATATTAACACATAATGGGCTATGAacgtatgaattttttttttattattattgtaaattAGTATATAATTCACGTTTATGCACGGGATGATGAATTGTAATTGTGCTATTGATGTTAACTTGGATTATTAAACATATAAGACATAATTTGACCAGGACATTTAGAggtactaaaataatttttctttataattttcatgataCTGGTTACGTCAAATCTCTTGTTACATTgctattatgtatataattttgaaaatcattattGGATACTgtatatacaatatcaattcataATTATTGTCTataaaattctactaaatacaacacaaactaaaataataaaccGGTCAAATAGTATCTCCTAATTGTActttctctaaactttggttaatatatatatatatatatatatatatatatatatatatatatatatattacataatcatggtatattatataaatgacttataaatttaaattgtttttagctTTATGATTAGgtattttatggtttatttatactAGACATttcgttttttacactaaattaactcatttatcataaaaattaaaaaacttagattagatgacgcatgtcgcaaaattaaactctaattgaaatctaatttttatactaaagtaaCTCACTTGacagaaaaatttaaaatttagattagattaaatacgtggcgcaaaattagactctaatttaaaaaatctaattgaattttctcacagttttacctattattatgtAAGTAGATGGCATGTAAATGTAAAGATTATGAAAAGTTGAAGGGTTGGGATTATGTCCAGTACCCTAATGGACTATAAATAAACTGTGCCTAAAGTTGAAAACCATCATAATCTTCTAGATGCTTTTGGGCCATCAAGCTCTTGTTCTCCATTTTATATAATTGCAAATCTACAGATAATTTACTTTGAAGATTTTCCTAACAactcttcaaaattttcaaattatgatgCTTTATTCTTTTACTTTGTATGCATGATTCAAACTTGCAAGATGACCCCTACAATTTTCCAAGTCGATTAAGCTCAATACTCATAGTCAACATTAAcgccaaaattttttaaaaagtagtacaaacaaataaaGCTACATAATTTATTGTCAtaagctttttcaaaaaatgaaaataatgccAAGTGCGGTTGTCAATACTGATTTGAGCTTCGCTTAAAAGCGAAATTTAACTTGGCACGTAGTTCACATAGAAGAACATCAATAAATCATTTCAAAAGCCATGTTTGTATAGCCAACAAAGAACTTTGATTtccagcaaaaaaaaacaaacaactttgATTGGGCTTGATTGACTGGTGACAAAGCAAAAATACGAGGccataatataaaatcaaaCCCGGATACTTGTAAATCACATAAGGTTAATTATTGTTCAATTAAGAAGATAAGATTGTAGCcttggagaagaaaaaataataataaaaatgaagaagaagataagattaTCTTGGTACAGACACGTATAATGGGTGTCACCTTTCTGTGACCTGTACACAGGAAATTTAGGTTAACCTAAAATCTTTAACAGGTTTGTCCAACATGCAAAAACCACGTGTCTGATCCATAGAAAACATTTGATAAGACCTTGACACGCTCTTATTTTTCTATACAAAGTCATTGAATTTGAAAGCACTTTCACTTCTTTCTAGAAAAGCCAACTAATCACCTCGAGTTGTGCCACCCTACTTTCCTTCtatataaataaacacaaaaccCCTAGTTTTTCTTTACGCCACCACACAGAACAAAGAGAGCGAGCTTCCGAACAAGCTGCTGTGGAagtctcttttctcttcttggGAAAGTATTTCCAAGAAGAAACAGCTTCTTTTACAGCAGCAACACCAACAAAATAAGTTGTTAATAGCCGTTGGATCAAATAATATTACCGGATGGCTCGCTCTCTCACTCAGGCTAAGCTTCTTGCTGAGTCCATTGCAAAtggtttttctctctttatcaaTCGGTAAGTTATAAAATGTTCAAAACCCACTTTTTATTTTcgtttaaaaaatgaatatatggtgaatttttttttttcttcttgttatttttgtgtttatcaTATCGCAGTACTAGCCATTGATTGGACTGGGAGtgggattttttgtttttactttgatttgttgtcattaaaaaaaaagaaaaaaaaaagaaaaaaagatacagTGGATGATAGGATTCTAGctattttgtgtttgatcatATCAGATTGGgccttgatttgattttttgaagaaaacaaatcTAATCTAAATAACCTGCATTGAATGAGACTCAGGGTCTCGAGGAATAGCTCCATGATTTGAGGGGACACGAGTGCAGCGTCCCAACatttgattttgacatttttcGAATCAAAATATGACTTTCTGTTTTTGcccaaacaaaacaacaaatttaacTGAACAATAAGTCCACTGCTAACTAGAGATGAATAGTACcgagttttttcttttgtcacatAGTCTGATAATCGAATCAAATGCcttcatttttttagttggtACGGCGTAAGTTTAGGGATTTAATTTATATAACTGTTTGCTGCATAAATTTCTCGACTTAGAATGGATTTGGgtaaacattattttattagcttttatttattttatttttttattctcaaaaaaaataaaaaagcttttacttttttattaaaaaatatcgGCTACATAGCAGTATAATAAAGAttttatttaaccaaaaaaataaaaagattttagaAAACTATAGTCTATAAATAAACCAATAGTCTTATGATTCTTTATTAAGACTTAATTAAATGAGCTAAGTTGAAAAGCTACTATATGTACTCGAGTAAAATTATCATGATTGGTCCCATTTTTGTCACGCTTTTTGAACGTCCAAGTCCATCGTATGGCTAAGTTAGGTGCTGGAGTTGagagattttatcaaaataggAAATATACGGGTCCTTTTGCTATGGGATTTTAAACATAAGTTTTACACGTATTTTAAACATATGTTTTATACATATTCTTACACAGTGTTTCATTACTTATGCTTTTTCACGCACGTATTTTCAAGATCTAGAACAACGTTTAGCCCAATTTAATAAACTCAACTGAATCATACCATCTAGCGAATTAATCAGTATGGCCGATACTGTACCGTGCACTAGTACCAgtaccggtacacttttattttgtaccggaaaaaataccggccgtaccggccaatTTTGgacaataccggccggtacagaaaaaagcttttttttttctttttgtttttagttttgtaatttttgaatttttgtaaaggtataatggtaacttatttatattaacttcttagtattatttgtttttttagtatgcaatgaacaactaagctttctattttttatattgtgttttttttttcttttatttgatactaaagtctaaaattatgaataatttgttctgaattgaggtaatgttttataataaacttttatatttactataatataagtgaaatattatatgtttataaacatggttatagatattttggtgtatatatatatatatatatatatatatatatatatatatatatatataaaatagcggtaaacccgaaactgTACACCGGTATTAatcggtatccgaaatatatcgtaccggtggtcAAACCGGTACCGCCTCCGGTacagtattgacttccttggaaTTAATACATCCAAATGAAACTATAAACTACTATCGGAGTCCCATTGCCAACTTACTAACAGATATAGCCTATAATTCTTGTAGTAAGGACGCAGATCACTCGTAGGTTAATTGAGTGCTCTTCATGTTTTCAATGAAaacattcaaattcaaatccccATCTCTACTGTAACTATCACCGGAGTTGCTCCCTTTAAGCCTACGCAATATTATAGTCTAATACTAATCAACCTTTTAGTATTGTTCACTTAGTCCAAGagactaaaaacaaaaaacaatatgGCCAACCCATCATCTTCAGAATTAGAGTACTCTTTACATAAAGCATTATCatattatatttcattattaATAAGTAAATTTTCATCAACGCAATTATTAAtagatataataaataattgtttagCTTGTAATGATGATTTATATCTTGATTGGTGTGGACAGGCGGGGTTATTCGGCTGCATCACATGCCTCAGTGTCGGCAAGCTTAGCCAATGGAGGAGGGTCTAGTAGTAATAGGAGTAGAATCCTGATGAGTAAAATAGAAGAGAGGGCTTCGATGAAAGAAGATTCTGGGGCCTCTTCAGCATGGGCCCCAGACCCAGTTACTGGGTACTACAGGCCCATTAATCATGCAGCGGAAATTGATGCAGTCGAGCTTCGAAATCTGCTGTTGAACCACAAGGTGAGAGCACACTAAAAGCCATGGAGGTCACTGTTCACATGTGGTTTTATCAGAGGATTCTGTGCTGCCCTTTGGACTTATTGTGGAACCATTTCTGACTCTGTTTGTTGTATTGCACCTTAGTTGAATTATCTATGGCAATGAGTGACTATCTAGTACGTACTGTAGTTTCAGTTATTTACATGGATAAGTAAACCAGTtacattttatgtattaataatgatgatgttcctcgtcttttattttattttattttatttgttaatgcTTTGTGAGTATATCAACAAATATGCAATTCTTAGTTACATACCAATTTATCTCAACCATATGAACATCTTGAATTTTATAATCAAACATGATAAAATCCCAAAAATAGTTAAAAGTTTATGATAACATTGTTAGTTTATCTGAGGGAGCAAATCATGTCATTAGTTTCAACATTTTCTTGatccatacttttttttttcagtataAAAGTCACGGATATAACAAAACTTCAGTGTGTTCATGTCCACACAGTAAATTTTTCCATGTTTGTGTCCAATTAATACGACTGTATCACAGACTTAATTACATGCTTGTGTGTTTGTGATATCTCGaaaagattttgttttggaCACGATCAAACACTTAAGTGACTAGATCATATATAACATCGTTGATACAATCTTCTATGATGACTTATATAATtgaaaaggaaagggaaagatCTTGCACAATCGAAAATGTTGACTATGTTACTTTAATTAAATCAGTCATTGTTTTCAGCCTCAAATCAACCTTCTTCGATCTCTCTCTTTGGATCAATAATCAATCAATCAGATGATCATCTGATCACTTAGGTTGGTTCAGTGACATTTGGATCAACTTACCAATTGACCACAATAATGATACAACCACTCAAagtagttctctctctctctctctcttataattCTTATTTACACAACAAAATTTGGACTTGGATAGAATTTAcgtattatttaactttttaaaatttgaatattttctttattttttatttgtattaaaaaattaaagacttGGAGACTACTAGTACTTTCAAGGTAAAACTTTGCCACTCTAATTtatttgttcatcaaaaaaaataaataaataacttgaaGACGCGGTGGAGGGCTTTCAAATCATGGTAATTAAACTTAGACAAGAGAACCCATTCTAAAACTTTGGTCTTTAGGTCACTAGTTCAGCCAATAGTCTCCGCGCACCAGTTGAACCATAGAgttagtaaataaataaataaatatgtgtTATTGACcgtaaaaataaatatgtaaattgaAAAAACAGACATGCCTGAATTATTAATTAGTGTTAAagcattttaataaataaatgattaatGAGTTGgcaaattttaatgaaaagatATGGAAGTTTTATGCAGTAGATAAGGAGCTAGTGTGTCAATCAAATTTGAAATCCTACATTGATAAAGATACAGAGTCATTATTAATTTATGGGTCATATTAACGGTTACCCttagaataattgttaataaaccataatCAGAAAGTTTTAGCACtactttcatgaaaaatataaaaaactgtcaataatatttattattttattatttttctaataaaatgtttctaaaaataactTCTAAACCAATACCTTAAGCACGGCTTAAGCACACGCACAGGGGTAAAAGAGGTATTATCCTCTTGTACAATCAAAATCagtaagcaaaaaataaaaagcggAGTAACTAATAACTGCAAAGATTGGGATAATTTTAGAGTCCAAAATCCTCAAAGATGAGACATGGATAACATGAGGGGCACCTCCACTTGGGGGCCACTTTTGACCCACTTAACGAGGGTGCTATAACTAGTGGCCCAAGCCGGCTTTCATATATATGAACATCCTTGGCTTTGCTCCACAACGAAGGTTGCCTTGCATATTTTGTTTCACCAAACTCTGAGTCTGGGGCCTCGCATTGTGCTTGTTTGGCCTGAGTTGTAGCTTTACATTATAAGAATTATGAGGGGGCTATGTTTCAGAGGGATTGTATTTGTGGTGGGACTAAAGTTTTCAAGGTCAATATCTAAGGGCTCACTTCTTAACCACGACTTTACAtgtacccatgtcaccacaagcGATAGGGTAGTAGGGTTATGTGTTGAGTTGTGACATTGACCACATATATGTTCTTTTAGATCCTTGCCTATAAATAAGACATCTCATATCTTGTTAAGGTAAATCAAAGCCAAATAACGTgctatcaaaataataataataatcaaaccaAATAACGTAAATCAAGACAAAAAACTTAcggaaattaaaaattatattcaagtGCAAGTCTCACATGagtctctttctttattttattagtgTTCGTTTGATatgaattatttttgccaacttattttactattcaacttattttagctactattcataggtctcacctcactttttggtactatttaaatatttcactatattatttcagctaattttttacctttatctacagtactttcagcaaaaagttttcagttcagcaaaataagcaaatctCAAACAGACATATAatttaacttttaccttttagcattttcaacaaaatgttttcaacaaaaagttaaattagatgttttcaaacaaacatgtcaatctttttcttttctatttttttgggagGATAATTATGTCATTTTCTATTGGGTGCCTCATCATGTTAGTAATGCATTACCTCTCTAATTTCACTTTCTCACAATTGTTCACCCCAATTAGCACTTGGATTATTTGATCTACTTGCAAAGATTTTGtgtcataactcataacatGGTTAGGGTAGTGATGGCTGTGTTCTTATGTTCATACAATCAAACATTGGAGAAATTATTAAAAGCATCGCAATCAATGCGAGATGAGACTTATTGCATGTTGATGTGATTTATACCTAAATAAATTTGCAAATGAGGGAGAGTGATCCATTTGATGGGCTCTCCAATCTCCATGACAATGTCGGCTTTGTGTATTTATTATCAGTCATATGTAAAGTGTGAACACGAACAACCACTGGTTTAGTGTTGACAAGTTTCtcatatatattttcttgtgaATGCTAAATAGATTGTGACAACTTATAGTCAATGTTTATCATATGTCTTCATGTTCTCGTTACTTGTTTTTCATACCTCTATTCCTTGTTTCACACCTTAGACATGTTCTTGACAACTGGCCTTGAGAAATATAGAGAGTAGACATGTTCTTGACCTTTGTCGTCACTATGGATAAATATAGCTTTAATATACTAAAAATCCATGGACTCGTGTGATCCCTAGTTGATTAAATTTAGTAAAGCATGAGTAGGAAATGAGAAATTATACATAACAGGAGAGAGGACAAGAGAACTCAAAAACTCAGACATGCTTAGGAACATGTATACAGgtgttaaaataaaaaggaaataaataaatgggagaGAGAGTTATTAACGTGATTTGCCTTATGGTCGCCGTACACAACAGAAAACCTAaacaattacatttttttttttttttggttgcccacAGTGTATCTTCAAAgctttcaaccagagactaatcactgttcgcGCATGGTGGGGCCACGAAGGGGTAAAACACTGGCCcaggaaatttttttcaaagtgcaGGTAGTAAGACTCAAACTAGGAAGCACACTCAGTCGAGCCCAGTACAAGCACCTTGAGACCGATAAACAATTACATCTTAAACATACTAATTGTACTTTTGTAATTACAAGAAACCCAATAAAaaggtatatataaaataaataaaaaaaactcatttagtTTAGTATGTTAACCCTAAAGTACAATAGTCCATGGCATTACAAAATCATGGTAACTAATAAAATTGGTACAAAACTATGTTATGCacattcaaaattatatacttaTATGCTTTAAGGATATTGGGCTACACAATTATGAATTATGGTAATGACTTAATATGTtctaataatatagttttttatGATTATTTGAAGTCATGCAACCAATATGCCCTCTCATTTGGTTGCGCTATTTGTTCTATTGACCGACCCTTTTTGATACAAgaacatttttaaataaataaaaaatacaagaaatgaAATTGCAAGTTAATTTGCAAAATGGGTTTATTTGGTGTTTTTTTCCCTTGaggctttgtttggttgagTGAATGGAAAAGAGAAGATATAAAATATCTATATTTTCTACCTTATGTATTTggtagagaaaataaaaagtgaaaagacaaaaattaaattactattatgtcattattaaaagtaaaaatatagaaaattaggGGTAATTTTGTACTTTCCTTTTCATTAccattttttctcaaattttattcCCAATGGGAGGAGGGAAAATGGTGGGCCTGAGTGGAAAATTACATCcgccatctttttttttcctctaccCTTTCACTCTAACTAAGCCatggaaaattacattttgcattttttagattttcctttcttcatttttcatcattgtccttttcaccccaaccaaacatagtGTAAGAGACAAGATTTTGTTCCAAACAATCAAAAGGTACAACCATCCTCCATTTGCGCTTAACAAGGCCTTAATGG
It encodes:
- the LOC142624164 gene encoding late embryogenesis abundant protein Lea5 — encoded protein: MARSLTQAKLLAESIANGFSLFINRRGYSAASHASVSASLANGGGSSSNRSRILMSKIEERASMKEDSGASSAWAPDPVTGYYRPINHAAEIDAVELRNLLLNHKVRAH